AAGATATAAAAAGTGCTGTATTAGTATTTGAGATTTATACGGAAGAAGGCTGGAAGATTATTCATCATAATTGTCAGCAAGATGGATTGGTAATTACTGATATAAAAGATAATAATGTAATCAGCTTTATAATAAATAATAATATTTTACTAAAATCTAAGTATTATTTTTCAATAGGATTATTTGATGAGACCTGTGAAAATGAATATGATTTCAGAGATAAACACTATTGGTTTTATGTACATGAAAGTAATATAAAAGAAGATGGTAAAATTAAAGTTAAATGCGATTGGCAATTATAAAGTATATGTGAAAGTGGTGTAGTTATGAAGGAACGAAGCGTTAGTTTTATTATTGTAAATTATAATGGTATACAACATTTAAAGGAATGTTTTGATACTATAAAAAAATTAGATTATCCAAAAGAAAAGATAGAATGCATCATGGTGGATAACGGCTCATCAGATGGATCAGTACAATTTATTGAAGAAAATTATTCTTATGTAAAGATAATAAAAAATGATTCAAATGAAGGTTTTGCTAAACCTAACAATGATGCGGCTAAAATTGCTACTGGAGATTATCTAGCGCTTATTAACAACGATATGAGAATAGATAAAGACTGGTTAAATGCCATGTTTAAGACTTTGGACGAAGCTTCAGGAGATGAATCATATGCATGCGTTGGAAGCAAAATAATAAATTGGAATGGAACAAAATTAGATTTTGCTGGCGGCAGTATAAATTTTGCAGGATATGGATATCAATTTGATTATGGAATGGATGTAAAAGAAGCAGAACTAAAATATTCCGAAGATAGAGATATTCTCTTTGCATGTGGAGGAGCATTACTTATAGATAGAAATGTTTTCCTTAAAGTTGGTGGATTTGATGAAGATTATTTTGCATACTATGAAGATGTAGATCTTGGCTGGAGATTATGGATTCTTGGATACAAGGTAAGATTTTGTGCTAAGGCGAAATGTTATCATAAGCATAATGGAACTTCAAAAAAGTTTAATACCCATAAGATGAAAACTCTTTTTGAAAGAAATGCTTTGTATACTATATATAAAAATTATTCACAGGAAAATTTTGATATAGTACTATGTAATCTTTTTTTACTTATACAAAGAATACAAATGGATTTGAATATAAACGATGATTTATATGATATAACTAACAATAAAGATTTATATTTTGAAATTGATGAAAAGAAAGATAATTATTCCTCAATAGTTGCCATAAATAATTTAAGTAGTAATTTAGAAAGATTGAATAAAAAAAGGCAATTTATACAAGAAAATAGAAAGATTAAAGACACAGATATAAGTGAACTGTTGCCTAATCCTTTAATGCCATTTCCTGTTGAGTATTATCATGATTATAAATATTTGGATAAGTTTCAAAAAATGATAAATAATTACAATGTGGAAGAAAAGCTGAATACTAAATTTAAGAGAAAAATTCTTCTCATTTCTAATGAACCAATAGGCAAAAAAATGGCAGGGCCTGGTATTCGGTATTTAGAATTTGCTAAAGGACTGTGTAAAGATAATGATGTTGCCTTGGCTATTCCAAATAAAAGTAATTTTGATAAGAAATTTGAAGGTATAGAATTAGTAGAATATGAATTAGGTAAAGCTGATGCATTAATTAAAGCAGCTTGGGAAAGTGATATTATAATTTTACAGGGATTAATATTGGAATTGATTCAAGAATTGAAATCCATATGTAAGCAAAAAATACTTGTAGTAGATATATATGATCCTTTTGTTATAGAAATATTGGAGACCTATAAAAATAAGAATATAAATAACAGAGTATTGGCACATAATCAAAATCTAAGAATACAAAATGAACAGCTGCAGCTGGGAGATTATTTTATATGTGCAAATGACAAACAAATGGATATGTGGATAGGTATGCTGACGGCATTAAATAAAGTAAATCCATATGAATATGATATGTCACCTAAGTTAGAAAGGCTAATTGACTTAGTACCTTTTGGAATAAGTAATGAAGAACCAATACATACCAAAGACTCAATGAAAGAAAAGATACCTAATCTTAAAAAAGAAGACAAAATTCTTCTGTGGGGTGGGGGAATATGGAATTGGTTTGATCCTATTACACTTATTAAATCAGTATATGAAATATCAAAAAAGAGAACGGATATAAAATTATTTTTTATGGGTGTTAAACATCCTAATCCAGCAGTACCAGAAATGGAAGTGTGTGGTGAAGCTATAAAGCTTTCTGAAAAACTTGGAATAAAAGATAAGTATGTGTTCTTTAATATGGATTGGGTAGATTATTTAGAAAGACAAAATTTTCTTTTAGAATCCTTTGCAGGCGTAAGCTGTCATTTAGATAACTTAGAAACAAGATTTTCTTTTAGAACAAGAATATTAGACTATTTATGGGCTAGATTACCTATAATAGCTACCGAAGGTGATTATTTTGCTGATCTTATACAGCAAGAACAACTTGGAATTGTTGTAAAGTATAAAAACGTAGAAAGTTTAACTAATGCTATATTAAAGCTTGCGGACGACAAAGAATTTTTTAATCAATGTAAAAAAAATATAAATGTAGTTAGAGAAAAATATAAATGGAGTGTAGTAATGAAACCTTTAGTTGACTTTTGTAATGCTCCATTGAAAAAGAAAAATGCTAACGTTGCAAGCAATAGTAATTATATTATAGATTTAGAACAAAAAGTACAAGATTCAGTGGTAGGTCAATTAGTAACCGGTAGAAAGATAGGACAAAAATTTAGATGCAGGTATCCTAATTTTGCATCTATTGAAGTAAAAATAGCAACTTATGATAGAATTAATGACCATAAAATTATTTTTAAATTATACGATTTTAGTAACAATGAAGTATTAGTTGAAAAAGAATTAGAAGGTAAAAATTTAATTGATAATTCTTGGATTACTATTGAATTTAAACCTATAATTAATTCAGAAGGAAGAGAGTTTTACTTTTATTTTGAAGGATTAACTGATGAATACGATAATTGCATAACTATATGGAAAAATAAAAAAGAAGATTCATTTGGATCTATTTGGGAAAATAGTAGATTGCTTGAAGGGAGTTTGGTATATAGGACAAAATGCATTTATTCTGTAAAAGGAATTAATCCTAAGAATGGAATAATGCTATCGCCAATTGAATATGATGAATCGGATTTTGATGAAAATATAGAAGAATCTTTTGACTCATTAAAGAATAATTCTGATGGTAATGATTTAAATGAAATAATAATTAAAAAATTAAAAAGACTTGAACGATTAGAGAAAAAGGTAAAGGCTATGGAGAATTCTTTATCTAAGAAAGAATTAGACATAAACCGCCTATCAAGCTGGATGGAAAAGATAGATAAAAGGTTAAGAAGAATTAGTAAATTGAATATTTTTTCGTTATTTAGAAGAATATTTAAAAAATAAACTTATAGTAGAGAGGTCATAGTGGTGAAAAAAGTATTATTGATAAGTCCAGACACTATTGCAAAAAAAATGACTGGTCCAGCCATACGTTATTATAACTTTGCCAAGGAATTAAGTAAAACATTAGAAGTAGTATTATTTATACCAAATAAAAATACAGATTTTGATTTCAATGGAGAAAAGTTTAAAGTTATTAAGGGAAATCGAAATGAGCTTATAGAATCTTCTGAGACAGTTGATTCTATAGTACTGCAGGGAATAGCTTTTAGGTTATATCCTTTTTTAAAGAAAATAAAAACTCCCAAAGTAGTAGATATATATGATCCAATAACCCTTGAAAATCTGGAACTTAGAAAATTTATAGACTTTAAAGACAGATTAACTTACCATGAAACAGATCTGGATCTTATTCTTGAGCAGCTTTCACTAGGTGATTATTTTATTTGCTCCAGTGAAAAGCAGAAAGATTACTGGCTTGGAATGCTATCAGCTATAAATAGGGTAAATCCCGTTACTTATAGTGATAATATAAATATGGAAAAGTTAATTGGTGTTGTGCCTTTTGGATTGAATAATGAAGAACCCGTTAAGACAAAGCAAGTCCTAAAGGGAGTTTGGCCTAATATAGGCGAAAGTGATAAAGTAATAATATGGGGTGGAGGAATATGGAACTGGTTTGATCCTCTTACTCTCATTGAGGCCATGAATATAATCTGTAAAAAGAGAAAAGATATAAAATTATTTTTTATGGGTATAGGTCATCCAAGTATGAATTGTGATACTACTGTGGCAGAAGAATGTGTTGAAAGGTCTAAGACTTATGACTTGTACGATAAAAATATATTTTTTAACGATTGGGTTGAATATTCTCAAAGACAGAATTATTTGATGGAATCGGATTTAGGAGTAAGTACATATTTTAATAATTTGGAAACGAGATTTTCTTTCAGAACCAGAATATTAGACTATTTATGGTGTGAATTGCCGATGGTTTTAACAAAGGGAGACTATATGTCAGAACTTGTAGAGGATAAAAAACTAGGAGTTTGTCATGATGAAAAAAACTATAATCAATTAGCGGATATGATTTTAGATTTATTGGGAGATGAGGATGGATATAGAGAACTACAACAAAACATCAATGCTGTTAAGCAGCAATTTAAATGGGAAATTGTTGTGAAACCTCTTGAGAAATTTTGCAGTAATCCATATGTATCAAAGGATAAAATTGAAAAAGTAAAGATATTCTATAGACCTAATGGACTAATAAAATACTATCTTATTAGAATCAAGAGTAAAATTAAAAGAATTTTAAAGATATAAGGATATAGGGAATGTCTCGCTATGAATACCTATGCATTGAAAGACATTCCTTGTATTTATTCTATTATAAAAAAATATGTATTAATATATAATCTTTGAATATGTCATTAAATTTAATAAATAATTATTTTTTTTCAAACAGATCTTTTTTTTCGAAGAGTTTCTTTTCTATAATGTATTTGGGCCTGGCTTTAACTTCTCCATAAATTTTACCTATGTATTCACCAATAACTCCTAAACATAAAAGTTGTATTCCACCAATCATCCAAATAGAGCATATAAGGCTAGTCCAACCAATAATAGTTTTATCTAAAAATTTCATAATTAATGAATATATAAAAAATAATGTGCTGATGACAAAGATTGCAGTACCTATAGCTGTAATTATTCTTATAGGTTTTACACTAAAGGAAGTAATTCCATCAAAAGCAAAACTAAGCATTTTTTTAAATGGATATTTTGAGCTACCTGCAAATCTCTCATTTCTTTCATATACCACAATAGAGGATTTAAACCCTATAAGTGGAATAATACCCCTTAAAAAAAGATTTACTTCCTTGAATTCTGAAAGTGCTTCTAAGGTTCTTTTGCTCATTAGTCTATAGTCAGCATGATTAAAAATAATATCTACTCCTAAAGCTTTCATTAATTTATAAAAGCTTTCAGCTGTAAAACGTTTAAAAAAGGTATCTTTTTCCCGCTTTGAACGTACCCCATATACTATTTCATTTCCATTATAATATTCTTCTACAAACCTATCTATAACGTTTATATCATCTTGTAAATCTGCATCTAGAGATATTACCATATCTGAATATTCTTTAGCAGTCATTAATCCTGCCAGCAATGCATTTTGATGCCCTTTGTTTCTTGACAGTTTTAAACCTATGAATATGGTATTATTTCTATTTAAATCTTCTATTATGTTCCAGGTAGAATCCTTTGAGCCATCATCTACAAACAATATTTTACTATCTTTTGAAATATAGTCATCTAGAATCATTTTTTTAAATTTTTCATTTAATCTTTTTGCAGTTTCTCTCAAAACGACTTCTTCATTATAACAGGGAATTACTAAATATAATCTTTTATTTTTCATTTTCGTCCCTTCCTAAATATATAATGTACGAGAAATAAATATCTATTGTATTTATTTACCTAAATTGCTGTTTTTATTATACTTTAAATATTTAATTGTGTAAACTTAGGATAGAATTAAACTTGGTATATTGATATCTCTGATACATAATTTATGGGTTAATAGTTAACATATTTTAAATTATTATGTACATATATTTGGATAAATTGACTATTAGAAATATAGATGTTAATATAAATCTATTCGATGGCATAATAAGTTATGATAATTTATAACCTGAAAGTTGAGATAATAAATATATATTTGAATGGCAGTAAAATTGTAAATAAAATTTTTATCATAAGAATTACTTATTTATAGACATTCAAATTCATAACTAAATGTTGATACTTATGAATAACCTGAGTAACTTGATATAAAAAATCCAAATTTATATTTCAAGTTGTATGCTTATAGTTTTAATTTAAGTAATTTAATAAAATAATTGGGAGTAAACAATGCTAAAATGCGATTTAACCATAATTATAGTAAATTGGAATGCAAGAGAACTTTTAAAAAATTGTCTGGATTCTATATATAAGAATGTAAAAAATATAACTTTTGAAATAATAGTTGTAGATAATAATTCTACTGATGAAAGTTGTAAGATGCTTAAAGACAAATATATGGATAGAAAAGGATTTAAATTAATAGAAAATAGAGATAATAAAGGTTTTGCAGGAGCAAATAATCAAGGGATAGGAATTGCAAAAGGAGAGGCTATTCTGTTGTTAAATCCAGATACTATTATCAATGGAGATGTTATAGACAGAATTTATGAATATTTGATTAGTGAAGAAAATTTAGGTATAGCTGGCTGCAAGGTTTTAAATTCAGATGGAACCCTTCAGCTTGCCTGCAGAAGAATGGCTCCAAGACCTAAAGATGCATTTTTTAAGCTATTTGGAATAAGTAAACTTTTTAAAAAGAATAAAAGTCTTACCAGATATAATTTAACTCATGTTTCTGAAGATGAATTTTTAGATGTAGATTCTGTTTCAGGGTGTTTTCTCATGATTAAAAGAGAAGTTATTGATAAAATAGGGTTTTTAGATGAAACATTTTTTATGTATGGAGAAGAAATGGATTGGTGCATGAGGGCTAAGAAGGCTGGATATATAGTTAGATATTGTCCTGTAGGTACTATTATTCACTATAAAGGAGAAAGCAGCAAGCAGCTTGGAACAAAAGCCACCTATGAATTCTATAGAGCTATGATTATATTTTATAATAAGTATAATAAAGAAGATAATTTTTTTCTCTTTAATTGGATAGTGTATCTTGGAATATTCCTTTTAGGGTTAATTGCCATTATAAAAAATTTATTAACTCCAAATGGAAGAGTTGGAACAAAGGGTTGAAGCAAGTTCTAAAATTCAGGTTAAATAGTTGTAAAACATAAGAACAAGCAGGAGGATAAAATGTTAAATGATTGACATTTCTATAATTATTGTAAATTACAATACTAAAGATCTATTGAAAAATTGCATAGATTCAATCTTAAAAAATACATTTAATATAACCTACGAAGTAATTGTGGTAGATAATGCATCCAGTGATAATAGTGTTGATATGCTAAAAAGTGAATTTAAAGAGGTAAAGCTCATTGAAAGCAAAGTAAATGGAGGTTTTGCCTATGCTAATAATTTAGGTATAAAAATAAGCAAGGGAAGATACACCTTTTTACTGAATAGTGATACTATTATACTTAAGGATGTACTGGAAAAAATGGTTATATATATGGATAAAAATAAAGAGATAGGACTTTTAGGACCTAAACTTTTAAATGAAGATAGAACGCATCAGACTTCTATATCTGCTTTCCCCACTTTTAAAAGGGAAGTATATCATATATACAAGTTAAAAAACGTACTAAAGATACCCTTTATAAAGAATTTTTTTGTTAAGTTTGGAGGAAAATTGGGCTCAAAAGATTTAGAACAATATATGAAGAACTTTCAAAATATTGAGAGCCCGGAAAGAGTGCAGGTTCTAGTGGGAGCAGCACTGCTTATAAGAAGGGAAGTAATTGAGGATATTGGCATGCTGGATGAAAGATATTTCATGTACTATGAAGAAATAGACTTCTGCTATCAGGCCTGCAAAGCAGGGTGGCACAGGGTATATTATCCTTATGGAGAAATAGTACATCTTATTGGTCAGAGTAGTGAAAAAATAGGAGATGTAACTTTTTATGAAAGATATAGGAGTATGATTTTATATTTTAGAAAGAATTGTGGAAGATCAAAGGAGATATTAGTCAGAATAAACTTAGTTATTGCCTTATTATTTAGAATAATAGGTATGAGTTTTATGCAGATATTTAAATTCTCTAAATCTATAAGAGAAAACAGAAGAATATATATGAATACTATAAAAATGGCTGCAAACAATAGGGCAATTGAAACTAATCGATATTAAAGCAAGTTCTTAATTCAGGTGTGGATTCTTTTACCACATCTGAATTTTAGAACTGCGAATACATGGCTTACTTGGCGTTGAACTCCCACTTGAAGAAAAGTAGAGAGCCCAAATTTTAATTTGGTGCGAATCACTTTCACAGAGTGCAAGCAGAGAACCAAAATCTTCTTTTTGATTTTGTGTGAATCGCTGTACAGCGTGCGAGGGAGACTTACGCCAAGTTAATCAGGTGAAATTTTGGAAAGCAGTGTGATTATCTATGAGAAATAAAAACATGTTTATCTATTACATATTAATTGGATTAATTCTATTATATCCAATTATGCCTCAAGGATTGAATATAGGAAATATACATAAGATACCAGCTTTAGGGGATGTAATGCTATTTGTTCTTATATTGGCCTTCTTAGTTCATATTATAGTTTTTAGAAGGGAATTTATAAATAATTTATTGGATTTTTTTAAAGATTTTATGGGATTGTCATTTACAGTTCTCTTACTTATAATGATTATATCCATTTCCTATGCTACAGATAAAACCATTGCAATAACTGAAAGTGCAAGATTTTTGTCCTTTATTATATTGTATTTTATTATAAAATACAGTATAGATAGAGAAGAAGTAAAAGGTTTAATAAATTCGTATATGGTTATATTTACAGTTATAAATATATATGGAATATTTCAGAAAGTAACAGGATATGGTCTTTTAACGGGATATGCTATGGCAAATGGAGTTTTAAGAATCAATGGAACTTTTGATAATCCAAATACTTTCGCTGCTTTCTTAATCATAGGAATTTTCCCAGTGGTAATGTTTATAATTAGAAGCAAGTATGTATATCAGAGAATTGTTTATGGAATTTTACTAATAATGGCTCTATTTAACATTTATTTTACTGGTTCAAGGAACTCCTTTTTAGGTATATTAGTAGGTGGAGTAATACTGTCATTGGTATATAGTTTGTATTTTCTTATTGGATTAGGGGCTGTTGCAGTAATTGGCTTTGCAATACCTCAAGTGAGATCAAGAATTCTACAAATTGCTGTGGGAGATGAGGGAAGAATACAGATTTGGAGAACTGCCCTTAAAATGATCCAAGAACATCCTTTAAGGGGAATTGGCAATGGAAATTTTATTGAATTATATGACAGCTATGTAGCTAAATATAGATATTTGGTCTACAAAAATTATTCTCATTATCCCACACATAATTCTTATCTTAAAATAGAGTCTGAATTGGGGATAGTAGGTGGACTGTCATTTATTAGTATAATTGTAAATACCATCATTAAAATAAAGAAAGTTATAGTTAATATAGAAGATAAAAAAATAAATTTATTTTATGTTGGATTTTTTGCTTCAGCATCAGCTTTTTTATTTATGAATTTAATTGAAAATTTATTTTTTGTACCTACAGTAGTAGTGTATTTCTGGATATTTGTAGCAGCAGCAGATGGACTTTGTGATGAACAG
This genomic window from Clostridium pasteurianum DSM 525 = ATCC 6013 contains:
- a CDS encoding O-antigen ligase family protein; its protein translation is MRNKNMFIYYILIGLILLYPIMPQGLNIGNIHKIPALGDVMLFVLILAFLVHIIVFRREFINNLLDFFKDFMGLSFTVLLLIMIISISYATDKTIAITESARFLSFIILYFIIKYSIDREEVKGLINSYMVIFTVINIYGIFQKVTGYGLLTGYAMANGVLRINGTFDNPNTFAAFLIIGIFPVVMFIIRSKYVYQRIVYGILLIMALFNIYFTGSRNSFLGILVGGVILSLVYSLYFLIGLGAVAVIGFAIPQVRSRILQIAVGDEGRIQIWRTALKMIQEHPLRGIGNGNFIELYDSYVAKYRYLVYKNYSHYPTHNSYLKIESELGIVGGLSFISIIVNTIIKIKKVIVNIEDKKINLFYVGFFASASAFLFMNLIENLFFVPTVVVYFWIFVAAADGLCDEQH
- a CDS encoding glycosyltransferase family 2 protein, which encodes MKNKRLYLVIPCYNEEVVLRETAKRLNEKFKKMILDDYISKDSKILFVDDGSKDSTWNIIEDLNRNNTIFIGLKLSRNKGHQNALLAGLMTAKEYSDMVISLDADLQDDINVIDRFVEEYYNGNEIVYGVRSKREKDTFFKRFTAESFYKLMKALGVDIIFNHADYRLMSKRTLEALSEFKEVNLFLRGIIPLIGFKSSIVVYERNERFAGSSKYPFKKMLSFAFDGITSFSVKPIRIITAIGTAIFVISTLFFIYSLIMKFLDKTIIGWTSLICSIWMIGGIQLLCLGVIGEYIGKIYGEVKARPKYIIEKKLFEKKDLFEKK
- a CDS encoding glycosyltransferase family 2 protein; the protein is MIDISIIIVNYNTKDLLKNCIDSILKNTFNITYEVIVVDNASSDNSVDMLKSEFKEVKLIESKVNGGFAYANNLGIKISKGRYTFLLNSDTIILKDVLEKMVIYMDKNKEIGLLGPKLLNEDRTHQTSISAFPTFKREVYHIYKLKNVLKIPFIKNFFVKFGGKLGSKDLEQYMKNFQNIESPERVQVLVGAALLIRREVIEDIGMLDERYFMYYEEIDFCYQACKAGWHRVYYPYGEIVHLIGQSSEKIGDVTFYERYRSMILYFRKNCGRSKEILVRINLVIALLFRIIGMSFMQIFKFSKSIRENRRIYMNTIKMAANNRAIETNRY
- a CDS encoding glycosyltransferase, with the protein product MKKVLLISPDTIAKKMTGPAIRYYNFAKELSKTLEVVLFIPNKNTDFDFNGEKFKVIKGNRNELIESSETVDSIVLQGIAFRLYPFLKKIKTPKVVDIYDPITLENLELRKFIDFKDRLTYHETDLDLILEQLSLGDYFICSSEKQKDYWLGMLSAINRVNPVTYSDNINMEKLIGVVPFGLNNEEPVKTKQVLKGVWPNIGESDKVIIWGGGIWNWFDPLTLIEAMNIICKKRKDIKLFFMGIGHPSMNCDTTVAEECVERSKTYDLYDKNIFFNDWVEYSQRQNYLMESDLGVSTYFNNLETRFSFRTRILDYLWCELPMVLTKGDYMSELVEDKKLGVCHDEKNYNQLADMILDLLGDEDGYRELQQNINAVKQQFKWEIVVKPLEKFCSNPYVSKDKIEKVKIFYRPNGLIKYYLIRIKSKIKRILKI
- a CDS encoding glycosyltransferase; the encoded protein is MKERSVSFIIVNYNGIQHLKECFDTIKKLDYPKEKIECIMVDNGSSDGSVQFIEENYSYVKIIKNDSNEGFAKPNNDAAKIATGDYLALINNDMRIDKDWLNAMFKTLDEASGDESYACVGSKIINWNGTKLDFAGGSINFAGYGYQFDYGMDVKEAELKYSEDRDILFACGGALLIDRNVFLKVGGFDEDYFAYYEDVDLGWRLWILGYKVRFCAKAKCYHKHNGTSKKFNTHKMKTLFERNALYTIYKNYSQENFDIVLCNLFLLIQRIQMDLNINDDLYDITNNKDLYFEIDEKKDNYSSIVAINNLSSNLERLNKKRQFIQENRKIKDTDISELLPNPLMPFPVEYYHDYKYLDKFQKMINNYNVEEKLNTKFKRKILLISNEPIGKKMAGPGIRYLEFAKGLCKDNDVALAIPNKSNFDKKFEGIELVEYELGKADALIKAAWESDIIILQGLILELIQELKSICKQKILVVDIYDPFVIEILETYKNKNINNRVLAHNQNLRIQNEQLQLGDYFICANDKQMDMWIGMLTALNKVNPYEYDMSPKLERLIDLVPFGISNEEPIHTKDSMKEKIPNLKKEDKILLWGGGIWNWFDPITLIKSVYEISKKRTDIKLFFMGVKHPNPAVPEMEVCGEAIKLSEKLGIKDKYVFFNMDWVDYLERQNFLLESFAGVSCHLDNLETRFSFRTRILDYLWARLPIIATEGDYFADLIQQEQLGIVVKYKNVESLTNAILKLADDKEFFNQCKKNINVVREKYKWSVVMKPLVDFCNAPLKKKNANVASNSNYIIDLEQKVQDSVVGQLVTGRKIGQKFRCRYPNFASIEVKIATYDRINDHKIIFKLYDFSNNEVLVEKELEGKNLIDNSWITIEFKPIINSEGREFYFYFEGLTDEYDNCITIWKNKKEDSFGSIWENSRLLEGSLVYRTKCIYSVKGINPKNGIMLSPIEYDESDFDENIEESFDSLKNNSDGNDLNEIIIKKLKRLERLEKKVKAMENSLSKKELDINRLSSWMEKIDKRLRRISKLNIFSLFRRIFKK
- a CDS encoding glycosyltransferase family 2 protein yields the protein MLKCDLTIIIVNWNARELLKNCLDSIYKNVKNITFEIIVVDNNSTDESCKMLKDKYMDRKGFKLIENRDNKGFAGANNQGIGIAKGEAILLLNPDTIINGDVIDRIYEYLISEENLGIAGCKVLNSDGTLQLACRRMAPRPKDAFFKLFGISKLFKKNKSLTRYNLTHVSEDEFLDVDSVSGCFLMIKREVIDKIGFLDETFFMYGEEMDWCMRAKKAGYIVRYCPVGTIIHYKGESSKQLGTKATYEFYRAMIIFYNKYNKEDNFFLFNWIVYLGIFLLGLIAIIKNLLTPNGRVGTKG